The Acipenser ruthenus chromosome 27, fAciRut3.2 maternal haplotype, whole genome shotgun sequence genome includes a window with the following:
- the LOC117432428 gene encoding troponin I, fast skeletal muscle-like yields MSSSRKQHLKSLMLQIAKSEIEKEESERAAEKVSYLNEKCPPLSLGSGLKELQDLCKELHGKIDVVDEERYDLESKAKKSTKEIEDLKQKVFDLKGKFKKPVLRKVRMSADAMLQALLGSKHKVSMDLRANLKQVKKEEKEKDICEVGDWRKNIEDKAGMEGRKKMFESEA; encoded by the exons ATGTCTTCTAGCCGTAAGCAGCATCTGAAG AGCTTGATGCTCCAGATTGCCAAATCTGAAATTGAGAAAGAGGAGTCTGAAAGAGCAGCAGAGAAAGTGAGCTACTTGAACGAGAAATGCCCTCCACTGTCCTTGGGTAGTGGCTTGAAAGAACTGCAG GATCTATGCAAAGAGCTCCATGGAAAGATTGATGTTGTTGATGAGGAGAGATATGACTTGGAATCCAAAGCTAAAAAGAGCACCAAGGAG ATTGAGGACCTGAAACAGAAAGTGTTTGACCTGAAAGGCAAGTTCAAGAAGCCAGTTCTGCGCAAAGTGCGTATGTCTGCTGACGCTATGCTGCAGGCTCTGCTGGGCTCCAAGCACAAGGTGTCCATGGACTTGAGAGCCAAcctgaaacaagtgaagaaagaggagaaagag AAAGACATCTGTGAGGTTGGTGACTGGCGTAAGAACATTGAAGATAAGGCTGGGATGGAAGGCaggaagaagatgtttgaatctGAGGCTTAA